From the genome of Solanum dulcamara chromosome 12, daSolDulc1.2, whole genome shotgun sequence:
TCCAAAGCTTTTTCAGATTCTTGAAACTATGCCTCCAAAATCAGCGAGAAAGACACCTACAGGTTCTGGATCCAAAAGAGGTGGCCGTACACCTCGTGGGACGCCTAAGTCTCAAGCAAAGCCCGTAAATTTAGATGAATCTATGAAGGTAGAGGACaaagaagtgaataaggatAAGGCGGTGGAGCTCAAAGAAGAATTGAAGGTGGAGGAGGACCCTGAAGAAAAGCCTGACGAGAAAACCGTGCAACCGGAGCCTGAGGGACGGGCTGAAACTGCCTTGAATGCGAAAGCTGTAGGGAACGGGGTGACTTCAGAGAAGAGTAAGTATTGATTTTGCCAAATTAGTATTTtaagaattttcttgaattaataATACTTTGTATAGTTCTGTTTGTTTAGCTGGTTTTTTGTATGTTCATAACTGTTGCTATGTTGTATGTCAATTTGAATAAGTTGGGGTTTTCTAGCTTAAGAAGATTAGTGATAAAAAAACGAAAAGCTTTATGGGTCATATAgctatataataatattatttcagGAGTGGAATTTGTGGAACTTTCTTGAATTAACACATATTTTAGATCTGCTTGTTCAGCTGTGTTTATGCTTATAAATGTTGACAATTACTATGAAAATTGTAATAATCTGGGTTCTTTAGCTTAATTAGGAGTTTGTCAAAAAAGACTTATGGGTCTAAATAGAAATAGATGAACTAAGTAATAATATTATCTCAAGAGTACGTGGTTATGAGAGGATAGTTATAATAAGGTCTTGGTTGGTAAGGGCGACCTGTGAGCATCACTTAAATTTTATGGCCAATATATGAAAAGATATGTGTGTATATGTGGTTTCAAGCTTCAACTAAAAGAAAATGTAAAGTGAGGCGTCTCCAAGTCCTAGAGGATGTTTGAGGCATATGAGTTACATCGAGGCCTTCATGAGATGGTTCCAAGACCCACCTTTGTGGGACAAACACTGAAATAATGAAAAAGGGTGAGGCTTTTACTGGGAACTGGGATGGATGAATGGGTCTCTTATTCTTTAATATTGGAGGGAAGGAAAGATTACAGTGCCAAATTGTGTGACTTTAAATCTTTTTCCTGAGGAGTTTCATGGGCAGTTCTTTTTAAGTTTATGTATGACATCTTTTGATGATCAGTTACCTCTCTATAGTGTTGGACATTGTTGACAGCTTATAGGACTTGCAAGAAATTATGTTTGGATACGAGGCTTTTATTCTCTCCATCTACTGGCTTGGGAGGCTAATATATTTTCTTGTGGCAGAGGTGGATGATGTGAAAGAGTCAGTCGATCAATATGAAAAGGGTGAGCGATTAGATTTGGAGGATAATGACCCTGAATATGACCCTGAAGAGTATGGCACTGTTGATTATGATGAGAGAGGAATTGAAAATGATGATATTCAGGAAGAGGGAGATGAAATAGAGGAAGAACCCGAAGAGGGAGATGTTGATGAAGAGGAAGAGGGTGATATGGTTGAAGAGGATGTTGAAGATGTTCATGAGGAGACTGaggatgatgaagaagatgagcACGCTGGGGAGGAGCATGCTGAGATGGTTCATGCTGCCGAGGAGgaagaacaccatgaagttgTTAAAGAAAGGCGTAAGCGGAAGgaaattgaaatatttgttgGTGGTTTGGACAAGGATGCTACTGAGGATGATCTTAGGATGGTCTTCAGTAAAGTTGGCGAGGTTACCGAAGTGAGGCTTATGATGAATTCTCATACAAAGAAGAATAAAGGATTTGCTTTCCTGCGATTTGCCACTGTGGAACAAGCAAAACGAGCTTGTACTGAGCTGAAAAATCCAGTGGTATTTTCTGTACTTTTTGTAGTTTTCATGTGACTCATTTTAATTCCTCGTAGAAGGTATTTTCCTGACAATGGAATTTCCAGGTCAATGGAAAACAGTGTGGTGTCTCTCCAAGTCAAGACAATGATACTCTGTTTTTGGGTAACATATGCAAGACCTGGACAAAAGAAGCTGTAAGTAGGCTCGACATATCCATATTGTCAGCAAACATGATTCTCAGTTTTGAGGAGCTGCTTAACTAGTCATTGACGTTTGCTTTCTCTCCCAGTTAAAAGAGAAGCTGAAGCATTATGGTGTTGACAATATTGAGGATTTGACATTGGTCGAAGACACTAATAATGAGGGAATGAATCGAGGATTTGCTTTCTTGGAGTTCTCTTCACGTTCGGAGGCCATGGATGCTTTTAAGCGGTTACAAAAGAGAGATGTTGTGTTTGGAGTTGATAGGTCCGCAAAGGTTTCTTTTGAGGATTCATTCATTGATCCCGGGGATGAAATTATGTCACAGGTAAACTCTCTGGACCTATATCTGTATTTAATAAAAGGAACAATGACTCTGGTCAAGTATAGTTAGTATATTGCCAAATGGAGGCTTTTGTTGTTGTGAGGTTTAGCTTATTTTGGAGGTACACTACTTTTAAgagttatattatgtttttgAACATAGTTTGTCCTTCAATGGTTGGCTTTTTATCCCTTCTCTTTTAGTCTCTTCTGCtgcaaaaaagaagaagaatgaatAAGGACACGCGTTTTAATAATTTGTGGCTAGGTGCTGTTCAAATTTTGCCTCCCCCCCCATTTCATTAATTTTTGAGCTGGGTAGTTTGGTTATCTTCTTTCCCTGTTAGTTCTTTTCTGATGACATTTCTTCAATTCGTTATCCGACTATgggtgaatttttttatttatttattgataaatcAAGATATAACTGTGATTGAATATCTCGAGTTCAGGTCAAAACAGTGTTTATTGATGGCCTTTCTGCATCCTGGGATGAGGATCATGTGCGGGAGTTTCTTAAAGAATATGGGAAGATTGAAAAAGTTGAGCTTGCCAGAAATATGCCTTCAGCCAAGAGAAAGGACTTCGGATTTGTCACCTTTGACACCCATGATGCTGCAGTTACATGTGCT
Proteins encoded in this window:
- the LOC129875947 gene encoding heterogeneous nuclear ribonucleoprotein Q-like isoform X1 encodes the protein MPPKSARKTPTGSGSKRGGRTPRGTPKSQAKPVNLDESMKVEDKEVNKDKAVELKEELKVEEDPEEKPDEKTVQPEPEGRAETALNAKAVGNGVTSEKKVDDVKESVDQYEKGERLDLEDNDPEYDPEEYGTVDYDERGIENDDIQEEGDEIEEEPEEGDVDEEEEGDMVEEDVEDVHEETEDDEEDEHAGEEHAEMVHAAEEEEHHEVVKERRKRKEIEIFVGGLDKDATEDDLRMVFSKVGEVTEVRLMMNSHTKKNKGFAFLRFATVEQAKRACTELKNPVVNGKQCGVSPSQDNDTLFLGNICKTWTKEALKEKLKHYGVDNIEDLTLVEDTNNEGMNRGFAFLEFSSRSEAMDAFKRLQKRDVVFGVDRSAKVSFEDSFIDPGDEIMSQVKTVFIDGLSASWDEDHVREFLKEYGKIEKVELARNMPSAKRKDFGFVTFDTHDAAVTCAKSINNEELGEGDNKVKVRARLSRPLERGRGKYGGRGDLRPWRMPMHGPHAPWDRIVPHSRAIRGTRVSTRVPPVVGRGFKRPAGSRDRRVEMALPRRGRPTAPPSSRSYDRRPPVPSYPKSSLKREYGRREEIRLSRSRAIAEYPSRVHSDRRASYRDEYSSRGSGYPELPGGTHSAARRAYADDGYGQRFERPPPSYREGRGREYDSVSGSKRPYTAVDDVHPRYAEAGVRHSRARLDYELGSGSGSQYGDAYGDSRLGRSNLGYGGSRSSLSGQDSHGMYSSRQGMGYGGDSYGGSDVGGMYSSSYGSDYMSRGSNVDSVYSSRGMGGRGYMGSGGSGSYY
- the LOC129875947 gene encoding heterogeneous nuclear ribonucleoprotein Q-like isoform X2 produces the protein MPPKSARKTPTGSGSKRGGRTPRGTPKSQAKPVNLDESMKVEDKEVNKDKAVELKEELKVEEDPEEKPDEKTVQPEPEGRAETALNAKAVGNGVTSEKKVDDVKESVDQYEKGERLDLEDNDPEYDPEEYGTVDYDERGIENDDIQEEGDEIEEEPEEGDVDEEEEGDMVEEDVEDVHEETEDDEEDEHAGEEHAEMVHAAEEEEHHEVVKERRKRKEIEIFVGGLDKDATEDDLRMVFSKVGEVTEVRLMMNSHTKKNKGFAFLRFATVEQAKRACTELKNPVVNGKQCGVSPSQDNDTLFLGNICKTWTKEALKEKLKHYGVDNIEDLTLVEDTNNEGMNRGFAFLEFSSRSEAMDAFKRLQKRDVVFGVDRSAKVSFEDSFIDPGDEIMSQVKTVFIDGLSASWDEDHVREFLKEYGKIEKVELARNMPSAKRKDFGFVTFDTHDAAVTCAKSINNEELGEGDNKVKVRARLSRPLERGRGKYGGRGDLRPWRMPMHGPHAPWDRIVPHSRAIRGTRVSTRVPPVVGRGFKRPAGSRDRRVEMALPRRGRPTAPPSSRSYDRRPPVPSYPKSSLKREYGRREEIRLSRSRAIAEYPSRVHSDRRASYRDEYSSRGSGYPELPGGTHSAARRAYADDGYGQRFERPPPSYREGRGREYDSVSGSKRPYTAVDDVHPRYAEAGVRHSRARLDYELGSGSGSQYGDAYGDRLGRSNLGYGGSRSSLSGQDSHGMYSSRQGMGYGGDSYGGSDVGGMYSSSYGSDYMSRGSNVDSVYSSRGMGGRGYMGSGGSGSYY